GGTCGATCGCCGAGAACGGCACCGCCACCCCGTCCGCGACCGGCCGTTGCAGCGGCGCCCAGCCCAGGCCGTAGACCACCTCGTAACTCGCCGGGAGGCGCCCATCGACACGATCGGCCTCGTAGGCGGCCTCGACCGCGGCCAGCCGGCGTCGCCCGGTCAGGCCACGCAGCCGGGCGCTGGCGGCATTGCTGGCGCCGAGTTGCTTCAGGTCGCGCATCAGGTCGGCGACCCGCTCGTAGGTCAGCGTCAGGCGTTCGGCATCCATGACCGGATCGGCGAAACGGGCCCGCAGCAGCGCGTCGCCGATGTCGTGCAGGTCGATAAAACCGCTGACGTGGGGGTGCCCGTCGACCGCCGACCAGGCAGCGCGCAGCTCTTTGAGCGTATCCGGGCCGAAGGTCGAGAACAGCAGCAGCCCCCCTGGGCGCAGCACCCGCCAGCACTCGGAGAAGGTCCGCGCGAGGTCGTTGCACCACTGGAAGGTCGCGTTGGAGAAGATCAGGTCGACCGTCGCGTCGGCGAGCGGCAGGCGCTCGGCATCGGCGCACAGGCACTCCGGCCGGCGCCGCCAACTGCCGCGCCGACGCGCCTGGTGCAGCATGGGCTCGGCGAAGTCGAGCGCCAGCACCCGAGCCCCACGGTAGCGGCGCTGGAGGCCGTCGATCGCGTAGCCGGTGCCGGCGCCGAGATCCAAGACCAACTGCGGCTCCAGGCGGATGTAGTCCAACCGCTCCAGCATCCGGTCGGCGATCTCGCGCTGGAGGACGGCGGCGCCGTCGTAGCCCGAGGCGGCCCGCGTAAAG
This portion of the Thioflavicoccus mobilis 8321 genome encodes:
- the bioC gene encoding malonyl-ACP O-methyltransferase BioC — translated: MTSPAIDKAAARRAFTRAASGYDGAAVLQREIADRMLERLDYIRLEPQLVLDLGAGTGYAIDGLQRRYRGARVLALDFAEPMLHQARRRGSWRRRPECLCADAERLPLADATVDLIFSNATFQWCNDLARTFSECWRVLRPGGLLLFSTFGPDTLKELRAAWSAVDGHPHVSGFIDLHDIGDALLRARFADPVMDAERLTLTYERVADLMRDLKQLGASNAASARLRGLTGRRRLAAVEAAYEADRVDGRLPASYEVVYGLGWAPLQRPVADGVAVPFSAIDRRLGGGR